TGCTCGATGTCGACATGCCGAAGATGGACGGCATACGAGCCGCCCGATTGATCGGCGCGCTGTCGCCGCGCACCAAGATTCTCATGTTGTCGGTGCATCATGAAGAGGAAAAGATTCACGGCGCGATTCGCGCCGGGGCGTTGGGCTATATCTTAAGGAACCTCTGAACAACTGCCCTGGAAGCAGGGCAGCGGAGGATAGATCGTTTTTTTCGTAATGAGTTACAGTTTTTGCGAAGTTATATCAGATTACATTTTGCTCTCGTGGTTAATAGGGT
This DNA window, taken from Deltaproteobacteria bacterium, encodes the following:
- a CDS encoding response regulator transcription factor — its product is MSIRLLIADDERLFRQSLKILLETGSDIKVVADAGDGQEAVTSARDTEPDMALLDVDMPKMDGIRAARLIGALSPRTKILMLSVHHEEEKIHGAIRAGALGYILRNL